The window GAGACCTTTGCTGGTACGTATTATGCATTCCCtacggaagaggaatgggggtaacaacccaagggatggtccgcatcctcaggatagggtgggagtgctaaatctgccacccattccactggtgccagggggaccggtaaagtggggctatcggggtCTAAACTATGGGGACTTCTTATGGGACAGGGCAGTTAATCAGAAaagaatcccacctctccttttcaccctggggggcttcacactgctgtgcaccacagccaaagctgcacacaggcgcaagaaacaatttgctagggtttaccgagcctgtgctgaacctttctgttgcaggtccaagagcCTTGGCTCGCTCCAGGACTGTGTGGAATTCTCCCTGAGCGTGAGCGCTGGCTACAAGAATTTCCCTGTGGCATGATGAGACCTATGCTCGTACGTACACAACagttttgccatatactgagtggcagtataccattcgtccacctagctcagtatggtctacacagagtggcagcggcttctccaaagttgattgttcagcatcattctaatagcactctgtggttctggatgtcagccaccatctgcggaaatgcatttttggtcctcggggtactgagcctgtgctgaacctttctgcctcagatccaagagcctcagctcaccccaagactgcatagatcttgccatgggagtgagcatcacctaaggaatctgaacatctcatgccaacacctatCCATATGCATTTTATGCAAGGCTTAAGTCTTCtatagaagaggaatgggggttggAACCGAGGGGTGGACTGCATTCTTGGGCCATGTAGGGAGTGCTAGATCTTTCCCCATTGCACGTGTGCAAGGGGGTTGTGGTAGAGTTTCTGTGAAGgttcaatagacaacacactacGGAGCTGTACTCATCATGGCCAAGAGCTTGctaggacaagctcccagccagtctcaggagctgtgcgccCTCCCACTATGGAGTCACGTATGCATCAAAAACTAGATCTGAGAAGAGGGAAATGAACCCAGGGGAGGTGGGCACAGACTCTGGCAGGGCCATGCTACCCAGCACACTCAGCCAGCAAATAACCCAGATCGGAGGAAATGCCTTTAAAGCCTGTGTCCGCCTCCCACGGGACCCTCCCCTCCGACGACCCAGCCCTCAACTCACACACTAGTTGGGGAACACCAAAAACATGCACAACCCCCCCAAGGAGAACAGGATTCCTGTACCATTCAGTCTCTGATTTGGACTGTGAAAACAGCAGTCCTGAGAGAACGTTGAGTATTCCCATGatggagctgagatttcagaagtgggtctgtgtccttttcttgatgtcTTTGACCCAAAGTGCGGAAAGGCAGGATTGCATAGGCCACTACTTGACCTGTTGTCATTAACCTTCTCACCATGGGTATTTGCAAAAAACTCCACCGAAGAATGGGGCAGACAAAGCAGCTCATCCCACAGAATACTGCAAGCCATAGAGGTAGTGTTTGGGAAATGATGCCGTTGTTAACATCGCGGAGCTggggaggaccagcagagcttcaagaGAGCTGCTCTCATGGCCATCAACTGGGTCGGACAAGCTCTCAGCCAGTCCCAAGACCCAGTCACGTAGgaatcatcagagaagagggggagacacccgtgggaggcaggcacagactcCGCAAGTTTCACCCTACTCAGCCAAACTTCACTAACAGCTTGCATATAAgatccaagaagtgctcggcatttgagttattaatctctcaaattctgccaaatctctgagaataccaccttgcttttgtatttccttctgtgctatgctcttgattggtgaatcttgaaaccagcctccactgcaaactccagccctttccacaaccaaggccgaacggacccgaccctactttgtggtaagcaccctccctttccagggaatcctgggctctctactcctgtgggatggcgcttggaattccccccccctcatatccccctatttctccagcagaaagcctgtttctgggtttcaagggttgttgcagtggtggtggtggtggtggtggtggtggtggtgagaacaacaacaatgaattacatgtgtaaacctgactctgacttggctggcaaatggctcttttgttccaccaggagacagaccctaaccaccccaatctgtcctgtgggccaaaccagagagcagtgctcttgcagcaggtgggccgagaaaaagtcctgaggcgcttccgcaagctggcacaaacacaccacctccaccctgtgggaagaaCTGCCCCTCCAGTACGGGTGAGCCTAGACTGGTTAGAGTACTAGCAACTTCTCTTTTACAAGCCAACGTgtccatcctcatgttccaccatggcctgggaagctcacggctgcctggtagatcccagtagaccctct of the Hemicordylus capensis ecotype Gifberg chromosome 3, rHemCap1.1.pri, whole genome shotgun sequence genome contains:
- the LOC128350118 gene encoding uncharacterized protein LOC128350118, coding for MLRPLGAEPVLNLSVSGMKALHVRVDYHRLRKRPYKKTEHRMPGPVYVQDPWLAPGLGGFLPEHERWLQEFLCGTMRPLLVRIMHSLRKRNGGNNPRDGPHPQDRVGVLNLPPIPLVPGGPVKWGYRGLNYGDFLWDRAVNQKRIPPLLFTLGGFTLLCTTAKAAHRRKKQFARVYRACAEPFCCRSKSLGSLQDCVEFSLSVSAGYKNFPVA